The following coding sequences lie in one Panicum virgatum strain AP13 chromosome 6N, P.virgatum_v5, whole genome shotgun sequence genomic window:
- the LOC120677891 gene encoding uncharacterized protein LOC120677891, with translation MGTITCELESSYAATAGAGAGAGKAKLDGKLGVPREQRWFAFAGDGKGKGRRLGGGGRGASPDGPWYSGRFLRRRTGGGMQVFVRTLAGRSLALDVSPSDTVDAVKARVQARERVAPADQRLVFAGRELGDGRRTLAEYGVGKEANLFLHRRLRGGAGGADTGGSRRATAAGVLAAVVAVGAAVAYFPVPAAAAAAGTGGLTLSLAFLLLAWALAMAGVNLVTAGVFLTETLNCTVHSGGFSKASAFVRRNLAVLGVAAASSAATGVILSAGDRALCFVSFVLFLVTMFLVTIGVASCAR, from the coding sequence ATGGGCACCATCACGTGCGAGCTGGAATCGTCgtacgccgccaccgccggtgccggtgccggcgccggcaaGGCCAAGCTTGACGGCAAGTTGGGCGTCCCGCGCGAGCAGCGCTGGTTCGccttcgccggcgacggcaaGGGCAAGGGCAGGCGGCTTGGGGGCGGCGGTCGAGGCGCCTCTCCGGATGGACCATGGTACAGCGGCCGGTTTCTTCGCCGTAgaaccggcggcggcatgcAGGTCTTCGTGAGGACCCTGGCCGGGAGGAGCCTGGCCCTGGACGTGAGCCCGTCGGACACTGTCGACGCGGTGAAGGCCAGGGTCCAGGCGAGGGAGCGCGTCGCGCCGGCGGACCAGCGCCTCGTCTTCGCCGGGAGGGAACtcggcgacggccgccgcacCCTCGCCGAGTACGGCGTCGGGAAGGAGGCCAACCTgttcctccaccgccgcctccgcggcggcgctggaggcgccgacaccggcgggTCGCGCCGGGcgacggccgccggcgtcctcgCTGCCGTGGTCGCGGTCGGCGCGGCGGTCGCCTACTTCCCGGtcccagctgctgcggcagcagcaggcacCGGCGGCCTGACCCTGTccctcgccttcctcctcctcgcgtgGGCGCTCGCCATGGCCGGAGTGAACCTGGTCACCGCCGGTGTCTTCCTGACCGAGACTCTCAACTGCACCGTGCACTCCGGCGGGTTCAGCAAGGCGTCCGCCTTTGTCCGTCGGAACCTCGCCGTGCTTGGGGTCGCGGCTgcctcgtcggcggcgacaGGAGTCATCCTCAGCGCTGGTGACCGGGCACTCTGCTTCGTTAGCTTTGTTCTGTTCCTGGTCACCATGTTTCTAGTTACCATCGGCGTAGCGAGCTGTGCTCGCTGA
- the LOC120679481 gene encoding zinc finger BED domain-containing protein RICESLEEPER 2-like, producing the protein MSSSLSQQQLIEVMTSMTLKCPHEDVKGWHKIYFGLEVLVHFKKAFPSEELLSAKDTKTVESVCNILRAFCHAVEVLSGPVCPTANIYFNELWIIRTTLEEESSTDHTELASMVWEMQEAFDEYWQNSYVWLSAPAVLDPRFKIAFIEFRLKQAFGTDAAKHVSIVHDTIWELFLEYCTAVDEPSVVQSNCNSCDVQVGGFYKDSLKDWDEHVSAQTRGQVLKELNNYLEDGVVPRKDDFDILNWWMSNSTKCPILSIMARDILAIPASAVHCEAVLSNEGPVIHKQWSTLNIKTIEALICIRDWIK; encoded by the coding sequence ATGTCTTCATCTCTGAGTCAGCAGCAACTGATAGAAGTTATGACAAGTATGACATTGAAATGTCCCCATGAAGATGTGAAAGGGTGGCACAAAATTTACTTTGGGCTTGAAGTTCTTGTGCATTTCAAGAAGGCTTTTCCCTCTGAAGAATTGTTATCTGCAAAAGATACTAAAACTGTTGAATCAGTTTGCAACATTTTGAGGGCTTTTTGCCATGCTGTTGAAGTACTTTCTGGTCCTGTTTGTCCCACGGCAAATATTTACTTCAATGAACTATGGATAATTAGGACAACTTTGGAAGAAGAATCATCTACTGATCATACTGAACTTGCTAGCATGGTTTGGGAGATGCAAGAAGCATTCGACGAGTATTGGCAGAATTCATATGTGTGGTTGTCAGCACCTGCTGTACTTGATCCCAGATTCAAAATTGCTTTTATCGAATTCCGCCTGAAACAAGCTTTTGGCACTGATGCAGCAAAGCATGTATCTATCGTACATGATACAATCTGGGAGCTGTTTCTGGAATATTGCACTGCTGTAGATGAGCCGAGTGTCGTCCAGTCAAATTGTAACTCTTGTGATGTTCAGGTGGGTGGATTTTACAAGGATTCATTGAAAGATTGGGATGAGCATGTTAGTGCACAGACAAGGGGCCAAGTTTTGAAAGAACTTAACAACTACCTTGAAGATGGCGTTGTTCCAAGAAAGGATGATTTTGATATTCTCAACTGGTGGATGAGTAATTCTACAAAGTGTCCAATCCTCTCGATTATGGCTCGTGACATCCTGGCAATCCCTGCTTCTGCTGTTCATTGCGAGGCAGTGTTAAGCAATGAGGGACCTGTGATTCATAAGCAATGGAGCACATTAAATATCAAAACGATTGAGGCTCTCATATGCATCCGAGATTGGATTAAATAG
- the LOC120678337 gene encoding diacylglycerol kinase 5-like isoform X1 yields the protein MEGEADIVVGSCSKPCGPLEEYCIPDYILKPDCQQVMVNHAPSCPVVVFINSRSGGQLGSSLIKAYRELLNEAQVFDLSEEAPDKVLHRLYVNLERLKMEGDILAVQIWRRLRLIVAGGDGTASWLLGVVSDLKLAHPPPVATVPLGTGNNLPFSFGWGKKNPSTDQEAVKSFLGLVKHAKEINIDSWHIILRMRVPKEGPCDPIAPLELPHSLHAFHRVSSGDSMNMEGYHTFRGGFWNYFSMGMDAEVSYAFHSERKRNPEKFRNQLTNQGTYAKLGLKQGWFCASLSQPSSRNLAQLAKVKVMKRPGSQWEELQVHHSIRSIVCLNLPSFSGGLNPWGVPGTRRAADREFTAPFVDDGLIEVVGFRDAWHGLVLLAPNGHGTRIAQAHRVRFEFHKGAADHTFMRVDGEPWKQPLPKDDDTVVVEISHLRQVTMLANEPCRSKSVNDLSLPSPAHDSHGDDKDAAEEDEDEWEDGRRKFGAADTFKLPDEIDIAHLS from the exons ATGGAAGGGGAGGCAGACATCGTGGTTGGTTCTTGTTCTAAGCCATGTGGGCCCTTGGAGGAATACTGCATTCCAGATTACATTCTGAAGCCGGATTGCCAACAAGTGATGGTCAATCATGCTCCTTCCTGTCCTGTAGTAGTGTTCATCAACTCAAGGTCTGGCGGCCAACTTGGAAGTAGTCTGATCAAAGCATACCGTGAGCTCCTCAATGAAGCACAG GTTTTTGACCTCTCAGAAGAGGCTCCAGATAAGGTGTTGCACCGTTTATATGTCAACCTTGAAAGACTCAAGATGGAAGGAGACATTCTTGCTGTTCAAATTTGGAGGAGGCTGAGGCTAATT GTTGCAGGCGGTGATGGTACAGCTAGCTGGCTGCTTGGGGTGGTCAGTGACCTTAAGCTTGCTCACCCACCTCCAGTCGCGACTGTGCCTCTGGGAACAGGAAACAACCTTCCCTTTTCATTTGGATGG GGAAAGAAGAATCCTTCTACGGACCAAGAGGCTGTAAAATCATTCCTTGGGCTAGTAAAGCATGCAAAAGAAATTAATATTGATAG TTGGCACATCATTTTGAGAATGCGAGTTCCAAAAGAAGGTCCATGCGATCCTATTGCTCCATTAGAGTTGCCTCACTCGTTGCATGCATTTCACCGTGTCTCAAGTGGTGACTCTATGAATATG GAAGGTTACCACACATTCCGTGGAGGATTTTGGAATTATTTTAGCATGG GGATGGATGCAGAAGTGTCTTATGCATTTCATTCTGAAAGGAAGAGGAATCCAGAGAAGTTCAGGAACCAGCTGACAAATcag GGTACGTATGCTAAGCTTGGACTTAAACAAGGATGGTTTTGCGCTTCTCTAAGTCAACCATCGTCAAG GAACCTTGCTCAACTTGCAAAGGTAAAGGTCATGAAAAGACCTGGTAGCCAGTGGGAGGAACTTCAGGTTCATCACAG CATTCGGTCAATTGTCTGTCTGAACCTTCCTAGTTTTTCTGGAGGACTGAATCCTTGGGGCGTGCCTGGCACAAGGAGAGCAGCAGAT AGGGAGTTTACTGCACCTTTTGTTGATGATGGACTCATTGAAGTTGTTGGCTTCCGTGACGCCTGGCATGGGCTGGTCCTGTTGGCCCCTAATGGACATGGTACTCGCATTGCCCAG GCCCATAGAGTCCGTTTCGAGTTCCACAAAGGCGCGGCGGACCACACGTTCATGAGGGTCGACGGAGAGCCGTGGAAGCAGCCCCTCCCGAAGGACGATGACACCGTCGTCGTGGAGATCTCCCACCTCAGGCAGGTCACCATGCTGGCAAACGAGCCCTGCAGGTCCAAGAGCGTCAACGACCTGTCGTTACCATCGCCGGCCCACGACAGCCATGGCGACGACAAGGAtgccgcggaggaggacgaaGACGAGTGGGAGGATGGCAGGAGGAAGTTTGGGGCCGCGGATACCTTCAAGCTCCCTGACGAGATCGACATTGCTCATCTCAGTTGA
- the LOC120678337 gene encoding diacylglycerol kinase 5-like isoform X2, which produces MKHSYFQVFDLSEEAPDKVLHRLYVNLERLKMEGDILAVQIWRRLRLIVAGGDGTASWLLGVVSDLKLAHPPPVATVPLGTGNNLPFSFGWGKKNPSTDQEAVKSFLGLVKHAKEINIDSWHIILRMRVPKEGPCDPIAPLELPHSLHAFHRVSSGDSMNMEGYHTFRGGFWNYFSMGMDAEVSYAFHSERKRNPEKFRNQLTNQGTYAKLGLKQGWFCASLSQPSSRNLAQLAKVKVMKRPGSQWEELQVHHSIRSIVCLNLPSFSGGLNPWGVPGTRRAADREFTAPFVDDGLIEVVGFRDAWHGLVLLAPNGHGTRIAQAHRVRFEFHKGAADHTFMRVDGEPWKQPLPKDDDTVVVEISHLRQVTMLANEPCRSKSVNDLSLPSPAHDSHGDDKDAAEEDEDEWEDGRRKFGAADTFKLPDEIDIAHLS; this is translated from the exons ATGAAGCACAG TTATTTTCAGGTTTTTGACCTCTCAGAAGAGGCTCCAGATAAGGTGTTGCACCGTTTATATGTCAACCTTGAAAGACTCAAGATGGAAGGAGACATTCTTGCTGTTCAAATTTGGAGGAGGCTGAGGCTAATT GTTGCAGGCGGTGATGGTACAGCTAGCTGGCTGCTTGGGGTGGTCAGTGACCTTAAGCTTGCTCACCCACCTCCAGTCGCGACTGTGCCTCTGGGAACAGGAAACAACCTTCCCTTTTCATTTGGATGG GGAAAGAAGAATCCTTCTACGGACCAAGAGGCTGTAAAATCATTCCTTGGGCTAGTAAAGCATGCAAAAGAAATTAATATTGATAG TTGGCACATCATTTTGAGAATGCGAGTTCCAAAAGAAGGTCCATGCGATCCTATTGCTCCATTAGAGTTGCCTCACTCGTTGCATGCATTTCACCGTGTCTCAAGTGGTGACTCTATGAATATG GAAGGTTACCACACATTCCGTGGAGGATTTTGGAATTATTTTAGCATGG GGATGGATGCAGAAGTGTCTTATGCATTTCATTCTGAAAGGAAGAGGAATCCAGAGAAGTTCAGGAACCAGCTGACAAATcag GGTACGTATGCTAAGCTTGGACTTAAACAAGGATGGTTTTGCGCTTCTCTAAGTCAACCATCGTCAAG GAACCTTGCTCAACTTGCAAAGGTAAAGGTCATGAAAAGACCTGGTAGCCAGTGGGAGGAACTTCAGGTTCATCACAG CATTCGGTCAATTGTCTGTCTGAACCTTCCTAGTTTTTCTGGAGGACTGAATCCTTGGGGCGTGCCTGGCACAAGGAGAGCAGCAGAT AGGGAGTTTACTGCACCTTTTGTTGATGATGGACTCATTGAAGTTGTTGGCTTCCGTGACGCCTGGCATGGGCTGGTCCTGTTGGCCCCTAATGGACATGGTACTCGCATTGCCCAG GCCCATAGAGTCCGTTTCGAGTTCCACAAAGGCGCGGCGGACCACACGTTCATGAGGGTCGACGGAGAGCCGTGGAAGCAGCCCCTCCCGAAGGACGATGACACCGTCGTCGTGGAGATCTCCCACCTCAGGCAGGTCACCATGCTGGCAAACGAGCCCTGCAGGTCCAAGAGCGTCAACGACCTGTCGTTACCATCGCCGGCCCACGACAGCCATGGCGACGACAAGGAtgccgcggaggaggacgaaGACGAGTGGGAGGATGGCAGGAGGAAGTTTGGGGCCGCGGATACCTTCAAGCTCCCTGACGAGATCGACATTGCTCATCTCAGTTGA